In Thermodesulfobacteriota bacterium, a single window of DNA contains:
- the pseI gene encoding pseudaminic acid synthase, with product MGKGAGELVVNGRLIGVEEPPFVIAEMSGNHNQSLDTALAIVDAVAATGAHALKLQTYTPDSLTIDARSESFLIDDPKSLWHDRSLYQLYEQAHTPWEWHEAIFRRCRDLGLTVFSTPFDEAAVDRLESMGVPAYKIASFENNHLPLIRKVAATGKPLFLSTGMATVAELDEAVATARGAGCDRLVLLKCTSTYPAAADTINLATLPHLRQLFTAEVGLSDHTRGIGVAVAAVAMGATVIEKHFTLSRAAGGVDAAFSMEPHEMRQLVAESLQAWQALGRVAYGVTTAEAPSLRFRRSIYVVEDVRRGEELNEHNLRIIRPGDGLAPKYYGLILGRRASRDIRKGTPLDWAAVLDG from the coding sequence ATGGGAAAGGGGGCTGGGGAACTGGTGGTGAACGGCCGGCTGATCGGCGTGGAAGAGCCGCCTTTTGTTATCGCCGAGATGTCGGGCAACCACAACCAGTCCCTGGACACGGCCCTGGCCATCGTCGATGCCGTCGCCGCCACCGGGGCTCACGCCCTGAAACTACAGACCTACACCCCCGACTCCCTGACCATCGATGCCCGGTCCGAAAGCTTCCTCATTGATGATCCGAAGAGCCTGTGGCACGATCGTTCCCTCTATCAACTTTACGAGCAGGCTCATACCCCCTGGGAGTGGCATGAAGCCATATTTCGGCGTTGTCGGGACCTGGGGCTGACCGTCTTCAGCACCCCGTTCGACGAGGCGGCAGTGGATCGGTTGGAGTCCATGGGGGTACCAGCCTACAAGATTGCCTCCTTCGAGAACAACCATCTGCCCCTCATCCGCAAGGTGGCGGCCACCGGTAAGCCCCTCTTCCTGTCCACCGGCATGGCGACGGTCGCCGAGCTGGACGAGGCCGTGGCGACGGCCAGAGGGGCCGGCTGCGACCGGCTGGTGCTCCTGAAGTGCACCAGCACCTACCCGGCGGCAGCCGACACCATCAACCTGGCCACCTTGCCCCATCTGCGGCAGCTGTTCACAGCCGAGGTGGGGCTGTCCGACCATACCCGGGGCATCGGTGTTGCCGTGGCCGCGGTGGCCATGGGCGCCACCGTAATCGAGAAGCATTTCACGCTCTCCCGGGCCGCCGGGGGTGTCGATGCCGCCTTTTCCATGGAGCCGCACGAGATGCGGCAACTGGTGGCGGAATCCCTGCAAGCATGGCAGGCGCTGGGTCGGGTGGCCTACGGGGTGACCACCGCCGAGGCACCCTCCTTGCGCTTCCGCCGCTCCATCTACGTGGTCGAGGACGTGCGCCGGGGGGAAGAGCTGAACGAGCACAACCTGAGGATCATACGGCCGGGGGACGGACTGGCCCCCAAGTACTATGGGCTCATCCTGGGCCGCCGGGCAAGCCGGGACATCCGTAAGGGAACGCCACTGGATTG
- a CDS encoding GNAT family N-acetyltransferase, whose product MRLGLKLWSTDTGLSRQAQERHADGLFDYIELYVVPGSVEATADLWSRSGLPFLLHAPHAGHGVNLAERQLEATNRAAMAEVQRLADLLAADTIIVHPGCDGTLAETIRQLRLLDDSRIQVENKPRLGLGGQSCRGYSAGEIGQILAAGVAAGLVLDFGHAVCAARSLGQDPLQVVGDLAGLSPRHFHLADGWQASEIDVHLNLGQGDLPVGELVAFLPRSCWLSLETPRRPDSGLDDFVRDVHWLRSRLRPAVSAIGLRPATWADRHLLLAWRNTDEARQASRHSRLLDRQEHERWLGAVLADPARRISVAEENGLPVGMVRADAVDHGWELSWIVAPRATGRGIGKRMLAQLAATMPGVLRAVIKPGNQASIRMAEAIGMSCTGREGDLLLYVRPAGQLQRLAG is encoded by the coding sequence ATGCGGCTTGGTCTCAAGCTCTGGTCAACGGATACAGGGCTGAGCCGGCAGGCGCAGGAGCGGCATGCCGACGGCCTGTTTGACTATATCGAGCTTTATGTGGTGCCCGGCAGCGTAGAGGCCACAGCCGACCTCTGGAGCCGGTCCGGCCTGCCGTTTCTCCTCCACGCCCCCCATGCCGGCCACGGTGTCAACCTGGCGGAGCGGCAGCTGGAGGCCACCAACCGGGCCGCCATGGCGGAGGTGCAGCGGCTGGCCGATCTTCTCGCCGCAGACACCATCATCGTCCATCCCGGCTGCGACGGCACGTTGGCCGAGACCATCCGCCAGCTGCGGCTGCTGGACGACAGCCGCATCCAGGTGGAAAACAAGCCCCGGCTGGGGCTGGGAGGGCAGAGCTGCCGGGGCTACAGCGCTGGGGAAATCGGTCAGATTCTGGCCGCCGGCGTAGCAGCCGGACTGGTGCTCGATTTTGGTCATGCCGTCTGCGCCGCCCGCTCCCTGGGACAGGACCCCTTGCAGGTGGTGGGGGATCTGGCGGGGTTGTCACCCCGGCACTTCCACCTGGCGGACGGATGGCAGGCCTCGGAGATCGACGTGCACCTCAATCTGGGGCAGGGTGACCTGCCTGTGGGCGAGCTGGTCGCTTTTCTGCCGCGGAGCTGCTGGTTGAGCCTTGAGACTCCCCGACGGCCGGACTCTGGCCTCGACGACTTCGTTCGGGATGTGCACTGGCTGCGGAGCCGTCTCAGGCCCGCGGTGAGCGCCATCGGCCTGCGCCCTGCCACCTGGGCCGATCGGCATCTGCTCCTTGCCTGGCGCAACACGGATGAAGCCAGGCAGGCCAGCCGCCATTCCCGGCTGCTGGACAGGCAGGAGCACGAACGGTGGCTGGGCGCTGTCCTGGCCGATCCGGCCCGAAGGATCTCGGTGGCGGAGGAGAACGGTCTGCCGGTGGGCATGGTGCGTGCCGATGCCGTTGACCACGGCTGGGAGCTGTCCTGGATCGTGGCACCCCGGGCGACGGGCCGCGGCATTGGCAAGCGAATGCTGGCCCAGCTGGCCGCGACCATGCCCGGGGTCCTGAGGGCAGTTATCAAACCCGGCAATCAGGCCTCGATCCGCATGGCCGAGGCCATCGGCATGAGCTGCACCGGTCGCGAGGGCGATCTGTTGCTCTATGTCCGACCAGCCGGGCAGCTTCAGAGGTTGGCAGGTTGA
- a CDS encoding N-acetyl sugar amidotransferase, which produces MEYCQRCCYPANAKPDIIFDGSGVCSGCRVIESRRRIDWTERERWLRDLLAEYKARAREQNQVYDCIIPVSGGKDSHYQTYLMKEVYGMNPLLVTYNHLFNTKLGMRNLANLVKQFSCDLLRFTINPDSVRKISRYMLEHVGDITWHYHAGIMTFPIQIAVRYKIPLMIWGEEGFTELTGMFNQDDMVEFTKKKRQEHDMRGFEPEDLLNRRDSPFTPRDLAAFFYPSDEEIEEVGLRGIYLSNFISWNARKQTELMIEKYGFETAQRRDRTFNLYDKLEDIHANGVHDYLKYLKFGYGRATDDASTEIRHRRMTREEGIAMVMQYDPVRPADLDLYLRFIGMTEEEFEALVEPMRDPSIWEKGQDGRWQVKDHIGNHLQDPGVEAARLPLQPDCKGFIRTPRKGSCRDEHIEEGESLNQQSEYVIL; this is translated from the coding sequence GTGGAGTATTGTCAGCGTTGTTGCTATCCGGCCAATGCCAAGCCCGACATCATCTTCGATGGCAGCGGCGTATGCAGCGGCTGCCGTGTGATCGAATCCAGGCGGCGGATCGACTGGACCGAGCGGGAACGGTGGTTGCGGGACCTGCTGGCGGAGTACAAGGCACGGGCCCGGGAGCAGAACCAGGTTTACGATTGCATCATCCCGGTCAGCGGCGGCAAGGACAGCCATTACCAGACCTACCTGATGAAGGAGGTCTACGGCATGAATCCGCTGCTCGTCACGTACAATCACCTGTTCAACACCAAGCTTGGTATGCGCAATCTCGCCAATCTCGTGAAGCAGTTCAGCTGCGATCTGTTACGCTTCACGATCAATCCGGATTCCGTGCGCAAGATCAGCCGCTACATGCTGGAGCACGTTGGTGACATCACCTGGCATTATCATGCCGGCATCATGACCTTCCCGATCCAGATCGCGGTCCGTTACAAGATTCCCCTCATGATCTGGGGGGAAGAGGGCTTCACTGAGCTTACCGGCATGTTCAACCAGGACGACATGGTGGAGTTTACCAAGAAGAAGCGTCAGGAGCACGACATGCGCGGCTTCGAGCCCGAGGACCTGCTCAACCGCCGGGACTCGCCTTTTACCCCCCGGGATCTGGCCGCCTTTTTCTATCCTTCGGATGAAGAGATCGAAGAGGTGGGGCTGCGCGGGATCTATCTCAGCAACTTCATCAGTTGGAATGCCCGGAAACAGACCGAGCTGATGATCGAGAAGTACGGCTTTGAAACGGCCCAGCGACGGGACCGGACTTTCAACCTCTACGACAAGCTCGAGGACATCCACGCCAACGGCGTCCACGACTATCTCAAGTATCTGAAGTTCGGCTACGGCCGGGCCACGGATGACGCCAGCACCGAGATCCGTCACCGCCGCATGACCCGGGAGGAAGGGATTGCCATGGTCATGCAGTACGATCCGGTGCGGCCGGCAGACCTGGATCTGTACTTACGCTTTATCGGCATGACCGAGGAGGAATTCGAGGCCCTGGTGGAACCGATGCGGGATCCGAGCATCTGGGAAAAGGGCCAGGATGGGCGATGGCAGGTCAAGGATCACATCGGCAACCACCTCCAGGATCCGGGGGTGGAGGCAGCACGGCTGCCGCTGCAACCGGACTGCAAGGGCTTCATCCGCACCCCGCGCAAGGGCTCCTGTCGAGACGAGCACATCGAGGAGGGGGAGAGCCTCAATCAGCAGAGTGAATACGTCATATTGTAG
- a CDS encoding imidazole glycerol phosphate synthase cyclase subunit, which produces MLKKRLIATLLARHGRIVQSIRFAHTNVIGNAITAVDFFNTWAVDEIVLLDVSRDQEFREPFGQIVRDLSERCFVPLTVGGWISRPEHVRTFLQLGADKVVINTEAYRQEELVATCARTFGSQCIVVSMDVRRDQEGRYEVIVDRGRQPTGLDPLSWARIVEERGAGEIYLTSIDQDGSRQGFDLELTRRVAEGVGVPVIASGGVGNWQHLVDGITRGGAAAVSAANIFHFTEHSTKKAKEYMVQQQVEMRETVFFKNLTQRKPKYEVQYRV; this is translated from the coding sequence ACACCAACGTCATCGGCAATGCCATCACCGCCGTCGATTTCTTCAATACCTGGGCGGTGGACGAAATCGTGCTTCTGGACGTCAGCCGGGATCAGGAGTTCCGGGAGCCCTTCGGGCAGATCGTGCGCGACCTGTCGGAGCGCTGTTTCGTGCCGCTGACCGTGGGCGGTTGGATCTCCCGGCCGGAGCACGTACGCACCTTTCTCCAGCTGGGAGCCGACAAGGTGGTGATCAACACCGAGGCTTATCGGCAGGAGGAGCTGGTGGCGACCTGCGCCCGCACCTTCGGCAGCCAGTGCATCGTCGTTTCCATGGATGTGCGGCGTGACCAGGAGGGGCGGTACGAGGTGATAGTTGACCGGGGCCGGCAGCCCACCGGGCTTGACCCGTTGTCCTGGGCCCGGATCGTTGAGGAACGGGGGGCAGGCGAGATCTACCTCACCTCCATCGACCAGGACGGATCCCGGCAAGGGTTCGATCTGGAACTGACCCGGCGGGTGGCGGAAGGCGTGGGTGTCCCGGTCATCGCCTCGGGAGGGGTGGGCAACTGGCAGCATCTGGTGGACGGCATCACCCGGGGGGGAGCGGCAGCAGTATCGGCGGCCAACATCTTCCATTTCACCGAACACAGCACCAAGAAAGCCAAGGAGTACATGGTGCAGCAGCAGGTGGAGATGCGGGAGACCGTCTTCTTCAAGAATCTGACGCAAAGAAAGCCGAAGTACGAAGTGCAATATCGTGTTTGA